A part of Candidatus Diapherotrites archaeon genomic DNA contains:
- a CDS encoding DUF126 domain-containing protein translates to MKLSGRKICGGKAEGIAMISKEGVSFYGGVDPDTGIATEKGHSLEGKSIAGKILVFPQGKGSTVGSYTLYRMKKNGKAPAAIINKECETIVAVGAIISEIPCIDKIEIEKIRDGIKVKVDADNGIIEVSE, encoded by the coding sequence ATGAAATTGAGTGGAAGAAAGATTTGCGGCGGAAAAGCAGAAGGAATAGCAATGATTTCAAAGGAGGGGGTTTCCTTTTACGGCGGAGTAGACCCTGACACGGGGATTGCAACAGAGAAAGGCCATTCGCTTGAAGGCAAAAGCATTGCAGGAAAGATATTGGTTTTCCCGCAAGGAAAGGGAAGCACTGTTGGAAGCTATACCCTTTACAGGATGAAGAAAAACGGGAAAGCCCCTGCAGCAATAATAAACAAGGAATGCGAAACAATTGTTGCTGTTGGGGCAATAATATCTGAAATCCCGTGCATTGACAAGATTGAAATAGAAAAAATAAGAGACGGAATTAAAGTAAAAGTCGACGCAGACAATGGAATCATTGAAGTGAGCGAATGA
- a CDS encoding isopentenyl phosphate kinase, which yields MKLIILKIGGSVCTYKEENKLEAKEEIIKRIAKEIKEAVKKGKFKLILVHGAGPFGHTNVANFGINNGVYSKKQKEGLEKTIKDCNFLGSIFLKKLNEKGVRAVGLNPNKIIVQEEKKIIKFNLSKIEEALSEGKVPVLYGQMVPDTKLNASVASGDAITSFLSKEFKPEKVLLGTDVNGIFTADPKTNPKAKLIERIDEKNFGEVLKKVEEAKTVDVTQGMKGKLTKLREQLKGTRAIIFNANIKGNVKKALLGERIGTEIKF from the coding sequence ATGAAGCTAATTATACTGAAAATTGGGGGTTCAGTCTGCACCTACAAAGAAGAGAATAAGCTAGAGGCAAAAGAAGAGATAATTAAGAGGATTGCCAAGGAAATAAAAGAAGCAGTGAAAAAAGGAAAATTCAAGCTGATTTTAGTGCATGGGGCAGGGCCTTTCGGGCACACAAATGTTGCAAATTTTGGCATAAATAACGGCGTGTACAGCAAAAAACAGAAAGAAGGGCTTGAAAAAACAATAAAGGACTGCAATTTTTTGGGCAGCATTTTTTTGAAAAAATTAAACGAAAAGGGGGTTAGAGCAGTTGGCTTAAACCCAAACAAGATTATAGTGCAGGAAGAAAAGAAAATAATTAAATTCAATTTAAGCAAAATTGAGGAAGCCCTTTCAGAAGGAAAAGTGCCAGTGCTCTACGGCCAAATGGTTCCGGATACAAAATTGAATGCCAGCGTTGCAAGCGGGGATGCAATAACAAGTTTTCTATCAAAAGAATTCAAGCCAGAAAAAGTGCTGCTCGGAACAGATGTTAATGGAATTTTTACTGCAGACCCAAAAACAAACCCTAAAGCAAAATTGATTGAAAGGATTGATGAAAAGAATTTTGGTGAAGTGCTGAAGAAGGTTGAAGAAGCAAAAACAGTTGATGTAACACAAGGAATGAAAGGAAAGCTTACAAAATTAAGGGAACAATTAAAAGGAACAAGAGCAATAATTTTTAATGCAAACATCAAAGGAAACGTAAAAAAAGCATTGCTCGGAGAAAGAATAGGGACAGAAATAAAATTCTGA
- the fni gene encoding type 2 isopentenyl-diphosphate Delta-isomerase, with the protein METEKRKAEHIQIALTKNVQFKKKTTEFEDIELIYRALPESNLEEIDLKTEFLGKNFKAPIMIAGMTGGIKEAERINLDIAIACQETGIGMGLGSMRAMIEEKSLSYTYQVREVAPDIFLAGNLGVTQLKKFSVKETEKALKEIKADAIAIHLNPAQEAMQYEGNKNFLGSFKALKEFAEKTKFPVYAKEVGHGISYETAKLLDQTAIKAVDVGGAGGTSWVAIDSLRGYEELGKTYWDWGIPTAVSVIETRKALSKEKKVIATGGIRTGLDAVKAIILGADLVGIGLPALKAQNERGSKGVKALIERIIEEMKIGMFLVGAKDLDELKEKKFILLGKTKEWIEQRNL; encoded by the coding sequence ATGGAGACAGAAAAAAGGAAGGCAGAACACATACAGATTGCCCTGACAAAGAATGTGCAGTTCAAGAAGAAGACAACAGAATTTGAAGACATAGAATTAATTTACAGGGCGCTACCAGAATCCAATTTAGAGGAAATAGACCTCAAAACAGAATTCCTGGGAAAAAATTTTAAGGCCCCAATAATGATTGCAGGAATGACCGGAGGCATAAAAGAAGCAGAAAGAATTAATCTGGACATAGCAATAGCATGCCAGGAGACAGGAATAGGAATGGGCCTAGGAAGCATGAGGGCCATGATAGAAGAAAAAAGCCTTTCCTACACCTACCAAGTAAGAGAAGTTGCACCAGACATATTCTTAGCGGGAAATTTAGGGGTAACACAATTAAAGAAGTTTTCAGTAAAAGAAACAGAAAAAGCACTGAAAGAAATAAAAGCAGATGCAATAGCAATACACCTGAATCCAGCACAGGAAGCAATGCAGTACGAAGGAAACAAGAACTTTTTAGGGTCATTCAAAGCACTAAAAGAATTTGCAGAAAAAACAAAATTCCCTGTATACGCAAAAGAGGTTGGGCATGGAATAAGCTACGAGACAGCGAAATTGCTCGACCAGACAGCAATAAAAGCAGTGGATGTGGGGGGAGCAGGAGGAACAAGCTGGGTTGCAATAGACTCTCTAAGGGGCTATGAAGAATTAGGCAAAACATACTGGGACTGGGGAATTCCAACTGCAGTATCAGTAATAGAAACAAGGAAAGCCTTAAGCAAAGAGAAAAAAGTAATAGCAACAGGCGGCATAAGAACAGGCCTTGACGCAGTAAAAGCAATAATACTAGGAGCAGACTTGGTGGGAATAGGCCTGCCTGCACTGAAAGCACAAAACGAGAGAGGAAGCAAAGGAGTAAAAGCGCTTATAGAAAGAATAATAGAAGAAATGAAAATAGGAATGTTCCTTGTTGGAGCAAAAGACTTAGATGAATTGAAAGAAAAAAAATTCATTCTGCTTGGAAAAACAAAGGAATGGATTGAACAAAGAAATTTATAA
- a CDS encoding Fic family protein — MKTKAVTPKLKEYFEEKEKKLRQKKAIEQFKTDSVFTNEQIAKVEKTKIEYKKIISKLTKKQLQDLFDRFTANFTYESNALEGNSLTLKDVAVVLFEKKIIKGKDLREIYETRNSRKVVDLILKKKFDVNEKDIIKMHKILVKDMDTSTGYKKIPNFLVGRKIETTTPEKVSEEMKKLIKWYNNENKMHPLKKAAHFHGKFERIHPFEDGNGRVGRFIINVILVKNGYAPLIIRKSQRIAYLKCLEDYDNGYTTNLERFLLEKYKKTFEKFFKIYIKYI; from the coding sequence GTGAAAACAAAAGCAGTTACCCCAAAACTCAAGGAATATTTTGAAGAAAAAGAAAAAAAATTAAGGCAAAAGAAGGCGATTGAACAATTTAAAACCGATAGTGTTTTTACCAATGAACAAATTGCAAAAGTTGAAAAAACAAAAATTGAGTATAAAAAAATAATTTCAAAGCTAACAAAAAAGCAATTGCAAGACTTGTTCGACAGGTTTACGGCAAATTTTACTTACGAATCAAATGCCCTTGAAGGAAATTCTTTAACCTTAAAAGACGTTGCAGTTGTTTTATTCGAAAAAAAAATAATAAAAGGAAAAGATCTTAGAGAAATCTATGAAACAAGAAACTCAAGAAAAGTTGTAGACTTAATACTCAAAAAAAAGTTTGATGTAAATGAAAAAGACATAATAAAAATGCACAAAATACTAGTAAAAGACATGGATACTTCAACAGGTTACAAAAAAATTCCAAATTTTTTGGTTGGAAGAAAAATTGAAACAACCACCCCGGAAAAAGTCTCTGAAGAAATGAAAAAGCTTATTAAATGGTATAACAATGAAAACAAAATGCATCCACTGAAAAAAGCAGCACATTTTCACGGAAAATTTGAAAGAATTCATCCATTTGAAGACGGAAACGGCAGGGTGGGCAGATTCATAATCAATGTAATATTGGTGAAAAATGGTTATGCACCATTAATAATAAGAAAAAGCCAAAGAATAGCATACCTAAAATGCTTAGAAGACTATGATAATGGTTATACCACAAATTTAGAAAGATTTTTATTGGAAAAATACAAAAAAACATTTGAAAAATTCTTCAAAATTTACATAAAATACATATAA
- a CDS encoding D-aminoacyl-tRNA deacylase: MDNMAISIIVSKTDLAGLNIYSCLKENFSFKETPRIFDSNPVLSYKNFDLVLIEREQVFADYVDSLSSDLFIFASKHRSEQGKPCLTVHPIGNFGKAELGGKDFELVPANASVMKSLLLELSKKKEEKKLSDYEVCLECSHHGPFLSKPTLFIELGSSPEQWKDKKAAEAIAETIISSSVPAKNSIVSLGIGGPHYAPNFTKLELNSNYAFSHIIPKYFLQNFSLEVLNKMISSTIKPVQEIVLDAKGLAQEKQKIISILKKQSIPFKTTKEL; encoded by the coding sequence ATGGATAATATGGCGATTTCAATTATTGTCTCTAAAACTGATTTGGCAGGCCTTAATATTTATTCCTGCCTCAAAGAAAATTTTTCTTTTAAGGAAACTCCAAGAATTTTTGATTCAAACCCAGTTCTTTCTTATAAAAACTTTGATTTGGTTTTGATTGAAAGGGAACAGGTTTTCGCTGATTACGTTGATTCTCTTTCTTCAGACTTATTTATTTTTGCTTCCAAGCACCGCTCTGAACAAGGCAAACCCTGTCTAACAGTCCATCCCATAGGCAATTTTGGAAAAGCTGAATTGGGGGGAAAAGATTTCGAATTAGTTCCAGCAAACGCTTCGGTAATGAAGTCTCTGCTTTTAGAATTAAGCAAGAAAAAAGAAGAGAAGAAATTATCTGATTATGAAGTCTGCTTAGAGTGCAGTCATCACGGGCCTTTCCTCTCAAAGCCAACTTTGTTCATTGAATTGGGTTCTTCTCCAGAGCAATGGAAGGACAAGAAAGCAGCTGAAGCAATAGCAGAAACAATTATTTCTTCTTCTGTTCCAGCAAAGAATTCTATTGTATCCCTTGGAATTGGTGGGCCACACTATGCCCCAAACTTCACTAAACTGGAGTTGAATTCCAATTACGCTTTCTCTCACATTATCCCAAAGTATTTCCTGCAGAATTTTTCTCTTGAAGTATTAAATAAAATGATTTCTTCCACTATTAAGCCAGTTCAAGAAATAGTTCTGGACGCAAAAGGCCTTGCTCAAGAAAAGCAGAAGATTATTTCAATTCTAAAAAAGCAAAGCATTCCTTTCAAGACAACAAAAGAATTATAA
- a CDS encoding DUF131 domain-containing protein: MFDLSQAAMGTGIILLLIGIALIFIGTALGAVSQQGKVEGAGVIMLGPIPLVGAATSRKMGYAIIALIIIGAILWVMLSFFMKK, from the coding sequence ATGTTCGACTTAAGCCAGGCAGCAATGGGCACAGGAATAATCCTTCTGCTCATAGGAATTGCATTAATATTCATCGGAACAGCCTTAGGCGCAGTAAGCCAGCAAGGGAAAGTAGAAGGCGCAGGCGTAATAATGCTCGGGCCAATCCCTCTTGTAGGGGCAGCAACAAGCAGAAAAATGGGCTACGCAATAATAGCACTCATAATAATTGGGGCCATACTCTGGGTAATGCTCAGCTTCTTCATGAAAAAATAG